One Clavelina lepadiformis chromosome 1, kaClaLepa1.1, whole genome shotgun sequence genomic region harbors:
- the LOC143444150 gene encoding venom phosphodiesterase 2-like, which produces MISVEKILLLSILVLVLRECSATSISKIAQTTPLSCKGRCNEKYNSANICQCNDRCRKYKNCCDDFIPICASLDSCANRCTERYDPNLPCQCNDRCREFRNCCDKFIPICASIDSCARRCAESYNSSLSCQCNTDCQKYDNCCGDYVSECNPITSCEGRCEERFKPATANCYCDYDCVGFGNCCDDYEDVCDAGKEYLCKGECNVTRSVCNCTSTCEKDSSCCSDYEETCLGKLPWKDEECATLEEMQCPPGYKPPVILFSVDGFRADYIYRGLTPNLLKIASCGIHAPYMRSVYPTNTFPNHYTIATGLYPESHGIIDNKMWDHKLQEEFRLGNEESFNPVWWGGEPIWVTTSNQGKISACYFWPGSDVNITRYPDYYYKYDGSVPNEERMYQALKWLDLPADKRPSFITLYIDDVDKAGHKHGPTHELNPQIKTADDMIGILMNGLRVRGLENCVNVIILSDHGMSPSDCQRKSSLEDYGINMDVVYARTGANGGISKDPSLWDKFDAKEIHNRLRCSHKNSHWKSFLKYQYLPKRYHYAYNDRIEPVLLIMDDEWLVEGKKGSYTVCNGGKHGFDNEYKSMEALFVAHGPGFKRSYNTTEPFENIEVYNLLADLIDVSPAPNNGTTGSLYHILSNPKLLAAQPVVPVPNQCPYPESNVTNDQLGCKLCHNLNEAFSNQRLNLDASSISVSHELNMPHGRPQVSAAGKANMVDNLEYCLLTQTDYVMAYDYIKKMPFYASYTLEYKSRDLVAPESCSRPDIRVSKTAMTSCSNYSFAVQAAYLVAPEFSNGDAVYDATLTTNQVPMYDSAAQIWKYMTTLLADWSNVYGGINVVSGPAFDYDYDGLADTTFVLQAHGTFLNNDSTSTPIPTHYFMVVTRCKVVGTPFAECSSSPDNLDVLSFIIPNYKVEPCHTESQSRSEWTSGTLLEHVARIRDVELLTGISFLSSWTHSESASQEDRVTAVRVKLRLPQFIP; this is translated from the exons ATGATTTCGGTAGAAAAG ATTTTACTTCTCTCAATCTTGGTGCTGGTTTTGCGTGAATGCTCTGCAACAA GTATATCGAAAATAGCGCAGACCACACCGCTCTCATGTAAAGGACGGTGTAATGAAAAGTACAACTCGGCAAACATCTGTCAGTGCAACGATCGGtgtagaaaatacaaaaactgttGCGACGATTTCATTCCAATATGTGCCTCCTTAG atTCTTGTGCTAACAGATGTACAGAGAGATACGATCCCAATCTTCCCTGCCAGTGCAACGACCGATGCAGAGAGTTTAGAAACTGCTGTGATAAGTTCATACCCATATGCGCTTCTATAG ATTCCTGTGCTAGACGATGTGCAGAGTCATACAATTCCAGTCTTTCTTGTCAATGCAACACAGATTGCCAAAAGTATGACAACTGTTGTGGGGATTATGTCAGCGAGTGCAATCCAATTA cgTCGTGTGAGGGTCGTTGCGAAGAAAGGTTTAAACCTGCCACAGCTAATTGCTACTGTGATTATGACTGCGTTGGATTTGGAAATTGCTGTGACGATTATGAAGACGTTTGTGATGCAG GTAAAGAATATCTATGTAAGGGTGAATGTAATGTAACAAGATCAGTGTGCAACTGCACCTCGACATGCGAAAAAGATTCAAGTTGCTGCTCAGATTACGAAGAAACATGTTTAG GAAAATTGCCGTGGAAGGACGAAGAATGCGCCACACTTGAAGAAATGCAATGTCCACCCGG ATATAAACCGCCAGTTATCCTTTTTTCTGTTGATGGGTTTCGAGCTGATTACATATATCGTGGTCTTACCCCGAACCTTTTAAAGATCG CGTCATGCGGCATCCACGCACCTTACATGAGGTCTGTGTATCCAACCAACACTTTTCCCAATCATTACACGATAGCAACC GGGCTTTATCCGGAAAGTCATGGTATCATTGACAATAAGATGTGGGATCACAAATTGCAGGAGGAGTTTCGTCTTGGAAATGAAGAATCTTTTAATCCAGTATGGTGGGGTGGAGAACCG ATCTGGGTCACCACAAGCAATCAAGGCAAGATAAGCGCTTGTTATTTCTGGCCCGGATCGGATGTTAACATCACCAGGTATCCGGACtattattataaatatgaTGGAAGTGTTCCGAACGAAGAGAGGATGTACCAAGCGTTAAAATGGCTTGATCTTCCTGCTGACAAACG GCCGTCTTTCATTACCTTGTACATCGATGACGTCGACAAGGCTGGTCATAAGCACGGACCTACCCACGAATTAAACCCACAAATAAAAACAGCTGATGACATGATTGGCATCCTGATGAATGGTCTTCGTGTAAGAGGACTTGAAAATTGTGTCAATGTCATTATTTTGTCTGATCATG GTATGTCTCCAAGTGATTGTCAACGGAAGTCAAGTCTTGAGGATTACGGAATCAATATGGACGTCGTATACGCTCGAACTGGAGCCAACGGGGGAATAAGCAAAGACCCTTCGCTCTGGGATAAGTTTGATGCAAAAGAAATTCATAACCGACTGAGATGTAGTCACAAGAATAGCCATTGGAAG TCATTCCTAAAATACCAGTATCTTCCTAAACGTTATCATTACGCATACAACGACAGAATAGAACCGGTTCTTTTAATAATGGATGACGAGTGGCTTGTTGAAGG GAAGAAAGGTTCATACACTGTGTGCAACGGAGGTAAACATGGTTTTGACAATGAGTACAAAAGCATGGAG GCGTTGTTTGTTGCTCACGGTCCCGGATTTAAACGTAGTTACAACACAACCGAGCCCTTTGAAAACATCGAAGTTTACAACTTACTTGCAG ATCTTATTGACGTGTCCCCAGCGCCAAACAATGGAACAACTGGTTCTCTTTATCATATTTTATCAAACCCAAAATTACTGGCGGCGCAGCCTGTTGTACCAGTTCCCAACCAGTGTCCTTATCCAGAGTCGAATGTTACAAATGATCAACTTGGATGCAAACTTTGTCAT AACTTAAATGAAGCTTTTTCCAATCAAAGATTAAATTTGGATGCAAGTTCAA TTTCAGTGTCACACGAACTAAATATGCCACACGGTCGTCCTCAAGTGTCAGCTGCCGGAAAAGCGAATATGGTTGACAATCTCGAGTATTGTTTGTTAACACAGACCGACTACGTCATGGCTTATGATTACATTAAGAAAATGCCATTCTATGCTTCATATACTCTCGAGTACAAG aGCAGAGACCTGGTAGCTCCCGAATCATGCAGTCGTCCCGATATCCGAGTTTCGAAAACTGCAATGACTTCTTGTTCTAATTATTCATTCGCAGTTCAAGCTGCCTATTTAGTTGCTCCTG AGTTCTCAAATGGAGATGCAGTGTACGACGCCACTTTAACAACCAATCAAGTTCCGATGTATGATTCTGCTGCCCAAA TCTGGAAGTACATGACCACATTACTCGCTGACTGGTCAAATGTCTACGGTGGCATCAATGTGGTTTCGGGCCCTGCGTTTGACTACGATTACGACGGCTTGGCTGATACGACATTCGTTTTACAAGC ACATGGCACGTTCTTAAACAACGACAGCACGTCAACGCCTATCCCCACGCATTACTTTATGGTCGTGACAAGATGTAAAGTGGTCGGGACACCATTTGCTGAATGTTCGTCTTCGCCAGATAATCTGGATGTACTTAGCTTCATCATTCCAAACTACAAAGTGGAACCCTGTCACACA GAGTCTCAAAGCAGGTCTGAGTGGACTTCTGGGACTTTGCTCGAGCACGTGGCTCGCATCCGAGATGTTGAATTGCTCACAGGCATATCTTTCCTCTCAAGCTGGACTCATTCCGAGTCCGCCTCTCAGGAAGATCGTGTGACTGCCGTACGTGTGAAGCTCCGACTTCCTCAGTTTATTCCGTAG
- the LOC143444149 gene encoding venom phosphodiesterase 2-like, with amino-acid sequence MISMDKIFFICVLVVSHDCSGTIVLERTTSSLSCEGRCNENYNSANTCQCNDRCREYENCCDDFIPICANLDSCARRCAEPYNSSLPCQCNTDCQKYGNCCGDFVRECNPTTSCKGRCEESSKPSTANCYCDYDCVGFGNCCDDYGNVCDAGKQYLCKGECNVTRSLCNCTSTCEKDSSCCSDYEETCLGKISWKDEECATSEQMQCPPEYEQPPVILFSLDGFKAEYIYRNLTPNIWKIASCGVHAPYMRSVYPTKTFPNHYTIATGLYPESHGIIDNTIWDHDLQAEFRLGNEESFNPAWWAGEPIWVTTSNQGKISACYFWPGSDVNITRYPDYYYKYDGSVPNEERMYQALEWLDLPADKRPSFITLYMDNVDHAGHNYGPTDEVNPDLQIADDMIGILMNGLRLRGLENCVNLVILADHGMSQIDCKRKSSLEDYGVNMDVVYSRTGSFGRVGKSKDPSLWSQFDAEDTHNQLKCTHEQSHWQSFLKYQYLPKRYHYAYNDRIEPVLLTMDDEWLVEGRKGSYTSCNGGTHGFDNEYKSMHALFVAHGPGFKRSYNTTEPFENIEVYNLLADLIDVSPAPNNGTTGSLYHILSQAKPIPALPVVPVPNQCLYPESNVANDQLGCKLCQNLNEGLANQRLNLDENSISVSHELNMPLGRPQVSAAGKANMVDNLEYCLLTQTDYVMAYDYIKKMPFYASYTPEYKSRDLVAPESCSRSDIRVSNAAMTSCSEYSSAVQAAYLFAPELSNGDAVYDATLTTNQVPMFQSAAKIWNYMTRVIADWSNSYGGINVVSGPAFDYDFDGFADTAANLQAHGTFLNNDSTSTPIPTHYFMVVTRCKVVGTPFAECSSSPDNLDVLSFIIPNYKVEPCHTESQSLSEWIPGTLLEHVARIRDVELLTGISFLSSWTHSESASQEDRVTAVRVKLRLPQFASPWLQDFLAGINMEVTTNANDLTTSSSSRTNVDIFFMSLASLLCASMLKM; translated from the exons ATGATTTCGATGGATAAG attttcttCATTTGTGTGTTGGTGGTGTCACATGACTGCTCAGGGACAA TTGTTTTGGAAAGAACTACGTCATCCCTATCGTGTGAAGGGCGTTGTAATGAAAACTACAATTCGGCTAACACCTGTCAGTGCAACGATCGATGCAGAGAGTACGAAAATTGTTGTGACGACTTCATTCCAATATGCGCCAATTTGG ATTCCTGTGCTAGACGATGTGCAGAGCCATACAATTCCAGTCTTCCTTGTCAATGCAACACAGATTGCCAAAAGTATGGCAATTGTTGTGGAGATTTCGTCCGCGAGTGCAACCCAACAA CATCGTGTAAGGGTCGCTGCGAGGAATCGTCTAAACCGTCCACGGCTAATTGCTACTGTGATTATGACTGCGTTGGATTTGGAAATTGCTGCGACGATTATGGAAACGTTTGTGATGCAG gTAAACAATATTTGTGTAAGGGTGAATGTAATGTAACAAGATCATTGTGCAACTGCACCTCGACATGCGAAAAAGATTCAAGTTGCTGCTCAGATTACGAAGAAACATGTTTAG GAAAAATTTCGTGGAAAGACGAGGAATGTGCCACTTCTGAACAAATGCAGTGTCCACCAGA GTACGAACAACCTCCTGTTATATTATTCTCTTTGGATGGATTTAAAGCGGAGTACATTTATCGTAATCTCACCCCAAACATTTGGAAAATTG CATCATGCGGCGTCCACGCACCTTACATGAGGTCGGTTTATCCAACGAAAACCTTTCCCAATCACTACACGATAGCAACG GGTCTTTATCCTGAAAGTCATGGTATCATTGATAATACGATATGGGATCACGACCTGCAGGCGGAGTTTCGTCTTGGAAATGAAGAATCTTTTAATCCAGCTTGGTGGGCTGGCGAACCG ATCTGGGTCACCACAAGCAATCAAGGCAAGATAAGCGCTTGTTATTTTTGGCCCGGATCGGATGTTAACATCACCAGGTATCCGGACtattattataaatatgaCGGAAGTGTTCCGAACGAGGAGAGGATGTACCAAGCACTCGAATGGCTTGATCTTCCTGCTGATAAACG CCCTTCTTTCATAACATTGTATATGGACAACGTTGACCATGCTGGTCATAACTACGGACCAACCGACGAAGTGAATCCAGATCTGCAAATAGCTGATGACATGATTGGTATATTGATGAACGGCCTTCGACTAAGAGGACTCGAAAACTGTGTCAATCTGGTTATTTTGGCTGATCACG GAATGTCTCAAATTGACTGTAAACGAAAGTCAAGTCTTGAAGATTATGGAGTCAACATGGATGTCGTGTACTCTCGAACTGGTTCTTTTGGAAGAGTGGGAAAAAGTAAAGATCCGTCGCTGTGGAGTCAATTTGACGCTGAGGACACTCATAATCAATTAAAATGTACTCATGAGCAAAGCCATTGGCAg TCCTTTTTGAAATACCAATATCTCCCGAAGCGTTACCATTACGCGTACAATGACAGAATAGAACCGGTTCTTTTAACAATGGATGACGAGTGGCTAGTGGAAGG GAGAAAAGGATCATACACCAGCTGCAACGGAGGCACACACGGCTTTGACAATGAGTACAAGAGCATGCAT GCGTTGTTTGTTGCTCACGGTCCCGGATTTAAACGAAGTTACAACACAACTGAGCCCTTTGAAAACATCGAAGTTTACAACTTACTTGCAG ATCTTATTGACGTGTCCCCGGCGCCAAACAATGGAACAACTGGTTCTCTTTATCATATTTTGTCACAAGCAAAACCAATACCTGCCTTGCCTGTTGTACCAGTTCCCAACCAGTGTCTTTATCCAGAGTCGAATGTTGCAAATGATCAGCTTGGATGCAAACTTTGTCAA AACTTAAACGAAGGTCTTGCCAATCAAAGATTAAATTTAGATGAAAATTCAA TTTCAGTGTCGCACGAACTAAACATGCCACTTGGTCGCCCTCAAGTGTCAGCTGCCGGAAAAGCGAATATGGTTGACAATCTCGAGTATTGTTTGTTAACACAGACCGACTACGTCATGGCTTATGATTACATAAAGAAAATGCCATTCTATGCTTCATACACTCCCGAGTACAAG AGCAGAGACTTGGTAGCTCCCGAATCATGTAGTCGCTCCGATATCCGAGTTTCGAATGCTGCAATGACCTCCTGTTCTGAGTATTCATCCGCAGTCCAAGCTGCTTATTTATTTGCTCCtg AGCTTTCAAATGGAGATGCAGTGTACGACGCCACTCTTACAACCAATCAGGTTCCGATGTTCCAATCTGCTGCCAAAA TTTGGAATTACATGACCAGAGTAATCGCCGACTGGTCAAATTCTTATGGTGGAATCAATGTGGTGTCAGGACCTGCATTTGATTATGATTTCGATGGCTTCGCTGATACGGCGGCCAATTTGCAAGc ACATGGCACGTTCTTAAACAACGACAGCACGTCAACGCCCATCCCTACGCATTACTTTATGGTTGTGACAAGATGTAAAGTGGTCGGGACACCATTTGCTGAATGTTCGTCTTCGCCAGATAATCTGGATGTACTTAGCTTCATCATTCCAAACTACAAAGTGGAACCCTGTCACACA GAGTCTCAAAGTTTGTCCGAATGGATTCCTGGGACTCTGTTGGAGCACGTGGCTCGCATCCGAGATGTTGAATTGCTCACAGGCATATCTTTCCTCTCAAGTTGGACTCATTCCGAGTCCGCCTCTCAGGAAGATCGTGTGACTGCCGTACGTGTCAAGCTCCGACTTCCTCAGTTTGCAAGTCCGTGGCTGCAAGATTTCCTTGCTGGCATCAACATGGAAGTGACCACGAACGCCAACGATTTGACAACTTCTAGTTCTTCTCGTACCAACGTGGATATTTTCTTCATGTCATTAGCAAGTTTGCTTTGCGCATCCATGCTTAAAATGTAA